The Chlamydiota bacterium sequence ACGAAAAGCAGGATTATATTTTTAAAAACAAGATCCAAAACCCAGATTGAGAGAAACTAAATTGGGATTGGGGTCTGGTTTTAGTCCTCCTTCTGATAAATCTTCCACCTTTTATCGATGACACTAAATCTCTCCCGTGCCGGACCGATTAAGCTCTCCGCCTTACCCAGGAATAGATATCCTTCGCTGTTCAGTGCATGATAAAAATCCATATATATCTTTTCCTGTAAAGGTTTTTCAAAATAGATAAGGACATTTCGACAAAGAATAAGATCCATTTCACTCAGTGGCTTATCCAAAACGAGATCATGAACCATAAAATGGCAATTCTTTTTTATAGAATCTTTTACTTTTAGGGTTTCACCCTTATCGAAATACTTCTCCAATATCTCATCTGTCATCTTCCCTTTAACTGTCTGGGGCCGATATATTCCTTCTTTAGCCTTTGTCAGGCTGTCTCTATCTATATCAGTCCCATAGATAGAGATTTCAAAACTATCTCTTTTATCTCCTAATGCCTCATCCAGCAATATGGCAATAGAATACACCTCCTCACCACTGGCACAACCACTAGATCCTATCTTTAGTTTAGTCTTTCCTTTAATAATATAGGGTAACACTTTATTCTTAATAATTTCAAACGCCTCTTCATCCCTGAAAAACTCAGTTACATTAATTAAAAGAACATCAATCAGCCTATCGTATTCCAGAGAATCTGCATCCAGTCTCATGATATAATCCTGATACGACTCTGCCTTGAGGGCGTACAGTCTTTTTTGCATCCTTCGCCTTAGACTGGCCTCCTTATATTGCCTAAAATCAAATCCTCTTTCTCTGTAAACCTTTTCCAGAACCTCTCTAAACTCTAATCCTTTATCTTCTACTTCCATGATATTCACCATCATCTAAACTGCTCCAAATTAACGTGTAAGAGCTTACAGGTAAGAGAGTTATGATCCGAATGGATGGGGCAGGGATGGTTTTCATATGAGCTATAAGAAGCATCTTTATAGAAGAAAATATCGCTTTTCTGGGAAAAAGTCAAGCAACTGCAGATTCAGGATTTTCACTTGTAAATCCAACAGGTTATGATACCTTGTGAAAGTGAAGGAAGAGAGAATGAAATGAATCAAACGCTCACACCTGGAGGGCTGCAGCAAATTGCCACCCGAATCGTTAATGGCGTAAATCCTCAGAAGGTCATCCTCTTTGGCTCCTATGCCTGGGGCACCCCAGGCCCCGGGAGCGACATTGATATCCTGGTCATTCTTTCCACCTCCCTTCTCCGAAGGGAGAGAAGGCGACGGATTAGTGATCTGTTACGCACGCGGCCGGTTCCAATCGATATCTTCGTCTACACTTCAGAGGAGATCGAGCGAGCCACCCAGGTCAAAGGATCCTTTGTGACAGAAATCCTCAAGAGAGGAAAGATCCTATATGAAAGACCCTAAGGACACCCCTGTTGTAAGGGCTTGGTTTTCCAAAGGTGATAATGATCTGAAGACTGCTGAGATTGTCTTGAAAGAGTCGGATGCCCCGCCGATACCGTTTGCTTTCACTGTCAACAGGCAGCCGAGAAATATTTTAAAGGATATCTGATCAGTCAAGGGACAACATTCTTCAAGGAACATGATCGCATTTATCTTCTTGATCTGTGCAAAGAGCTGGACGGTTCGTTCGCGGAAGTTGAGGAGGTGGCTAATGCGTTGAACGACTATGCTGTGGAAACACGGTATCCATTCGAAGAAGAGATCGTTTATTCTTTAGATGAAGCCAGAAAAGCTCTTGATTTCTCGAAAAGGGTTAAGGATTTTGTGCTGACTAAGATCAAATCGTGATTTTCTAGCTCAGCAAGGCTTCATCGATTACCTTACCCAACCTCCAAAGGCAGTTCAATAATAACTTTCGTTCCACACCCTTCTTCGCTTTCAAAATGGATTTGACCCCCATGGAAATGGATGATCGACTCTGCGATGGGAAGCCCCAAACCCATTCCACCTTCTTTGGTTGTAAA is a genomic window containing:
- a CDS encoding protein-glutamate O-methyltransferase CheR — its product is MMVNIMEVEDKGLEFREVLEKVYRERGFDFRQYKEASLRRRMQKRLYALKAESYQDYIMRLDADSLEYDRLIDVLLINVTEFFRDEEAFEIIKNKVLPYIIKGKTKLKIGSSGCASGEEVYSIAILLDEALGDKRDSFEISIYGTDIDRDSLTKAKEGIYRPQTVKGKMTDEILEKYFDKGETLKVKDSIKKNCHFMVHDLVLDKPLSEMDLILCRNVLIYFEKPLQEKIYMDFYHALNSEGYLFLGKAESLIGPARERFSVIDKRWKIYQKED
- a CDS encoding nucleotidyltransferase domain-containing protein, with amino-acid sequence MNQTLTPGGLQQIATRIVNGVNPQKVILFGSYAWGTPGPGSDIDILVILSTSLLRRERRRRISDLLRTRPVPIDIFVYTSEEIERATQVKGSFVTEILKRGKILYERP